A genomic segment from Candidatus Zixiibacteriota bacterium encodes:
- a CDS encoding ABC transporter permease, with protein sequence MYKIFLFLKRMIVTMFSYKTALALGVVGGFVGLLQFSFMGQFLEDGNTFPALQQYGGNLLAYLIIGSAFTSFVGVSLNSFQGTIRSEQQMGTLEYLLLSNTRLELVLIYAGLVSFLQAVVNVTLLLLIVIFVFGIPMDVNLAAAALVIVLTITSLSGIGLMSAGVIIVTKVGDPITWAFTTLTGLLSGVLFPVEYLPPWLQTVSWMLPTTHALHALRLTLIQSASTAEISQQLGLLLIMSLVTLPAGFLAVRLGFDRARKAGTLAHY encoded by the coding sequence GTGTACAAGATCTTTCTGTTCCTCAAGCGTATGATCGTTACCATGTTCAGCTACAAGACCGCCCTTGCCCTCGGCGTCGTGGGCGGTTTTGTCGGTTTGTTGCAGTTCTCGTTCATGGGTCAGTTCCTCGAGGACGGCAACACCTTTCCGGCGTTGCAGCAGTACGGCGGCAATCTGCTCGCCTATCTGATCATCGGCAGCGCCTTCACCTCGTTCGTGGGGGTGTCGCTCAACTCGTTCCAAGGGACGATTCGATCCGAACAGCAGATGGGAACTCTCGAATATCTGCTGCTCTCCAACACGCGCCTGGAGTTGGTTCTGATCTACGCCGGTCTGGTAAGCTTCCTGCAGGCCGTCGTCAACGTAACGCTGCTGCTCCTGATCGTGATCTTCGTATTCGGCATCCCGATGGACGTTAACCTTGCGGCGGCCGCGCTGGTCATTGTCTTGACGATAACCTCGCTTTCCGGGATAGGCCTCATGAGCGCCGGAGTAATCATCGTTACCAAGGTCGGCGACCCGATCACCTGGGCCTTTACGACTCTGACCGGACTCTTGAGCGGCGTGTTGTTTCCGGTCGAATACCTGCCGCCCTGGCTGCAAACGGTATCGTGGATGCTGCCGACCACCCATGCCCTGCACGCCCTGAGACTGACGCTAATACAGAGCGCCTCCACGGCCGAGATCTCCCAACAGCTGGGTTTGCTTCTGATCATGTCGTTGGTAACACTTCCGGCCGGCTTCCTGGCCGTTCGCCTTGGATTCGACCGCGCCCGAAAGGCGGGAACCCTAGCACATTACTGA
- a CDS encoding ABC transporter ATP-binding protein, which yields MIHLNDIHYRYPKREDCALEAVSFEVRPGEIFCLLGPNGAGKTTLIRVLSGLILPRQGDVAVCGFDLRRAESKARRSLGLVLGDERTFYFRLSGAQNLEFFGGLYGLGRARLKHRVAEVLDLVGLTGDSDLQFMRFSSGMRKRLNLARALLHDPPVLLLDEPTSSVDPESAGSIRRIVGDLKERGRTILLTTHDLAEAERLSDRVGFLKRGRLTRVGTVAEYKALIRKKRLTIRFDSSAKITDLQRRCLTGDIRRATEIDGLSFVDHELEINYNGKFNVNAALYAVSRTGLPIASTRTEEASLEDVFLALARED from the coding sequence GTGATACACCTTAACGACATTCATTATCGTTATCCCAAGCGAGAGGATTGTGCGCTGGAAGCGGTCTCGTTTGAGGTGCGGCCGGGAGAGATCTTCTGCCTGCTCGGGCCGAACGGCGCCGGAAAAACCACGCTGATTCGAGTTCTATCGGGGCTGATCCTGCCCCGGCAGGGCGACGTTGCCGTCTGCGGCTTCGACCTGCGCCGGGCCGAGTCGAAGGCGCGCCGGTCGCTGGGGCTCGTCCTCGGCGATGAGCGGACCTTCTATTTCCGCCTCTCAGGGGCACAGAATCTCGAGTTTTTCGGAGGACTCTATGGCCTCGGCCGAGCGCGACTGAAGCATCGCGTTGCCGAGGTGCTTGATCTTGTCGGTCTAACCGGGGACTCCGATCTGCAGTTCATGCGCTTCAGCTCCGGCATGCGCAAACGGCTCAATCTTGCTCGCGCCCTGCTGCACGACCCGCCGGTGCTGCTCCTCGACGAGCCGACCAGCAGCGTTGATCCGGAGTCGGCCGGAAGCATCCGTCGGATTGTCGGCGATTTGAAGGAGAGGGGCCGCACAATCCTGCTCACCACCCACGATCTCGCCGAGGCGGAACGTCTGTCCGATCGGGTTGGCTTTTTGAAAAGGGGGCGACTCACGCGGGTGGGGACGGTGGCGGAGTATAAGGCGCTGATCAGGAAAAAACGATTGACGATCCGTTTCGACTCATCGGCGAAGATCACCGACTTGCAGCGGCGTTGCCTAACGGGAGATATACGACGAGCGACCGAAATCGACGGTCTCTCCTTCGTCGATCACGAGCTCGAAATCAACTACAACGGCAAGTTCAACGTGAACGCCGCTCTATATGCGGTTTCACGGACGGGACTGCCGATTGCCTCGACCCGGACCGAAGAGGCCTCGCTGGAAGATGTATTTCTCGCCCTGGCTCGGGAGGATTGA